Proteins encoded together in one Microcaecilia unicolor chromosome 3, aMicUni1.1, whole genome shotgun sequence window:
- the ATP6V1G2 gene encoding V-type proton ATPase subunit G 2 has product MASQSQGIQQLLQAEKRAAEKVAEARKRKARRLKQAKEEAQAEIEQYRQQREKEFHQKEQAVMGSQGNLSSEVELQTRKKIQVMQSSHQKNKEKMLRQLLTFVCNIKPEIHKNYRIM; this is encoded by the exons ATGGCCAGCCAGTCCCAGGGAATTCAGCAGCTGCTTCAAGCCGAGAAACGGGCAGCCGAGAAGGTAGCCGAGGCCAGGAAAA GAAAAGCTCGGAGGCTGAAGCAGGCGAAGGAAGAAGCACAGGCCGAGATTGAGCAGTACAGGCAGCAGCGGGAGAAGGAGTTTCACCAGAAGGAGCAGGCG GTTATGGGCTCCCAGGGGAACCTGTCCAGCGAGGTGGAGCTGCAGACCCGGAAGAAGATCCAGGTCATGCAGAGCAGCCACCAGAAGAATAAGGAAAAGATGCTGAGGCAGCTGCTTACATTCGTGTGTAACATCAAGCCAGAGATTCACAAGAACTACCGTATCATGTGA